A stretch of DNA from Alicyclobacillus acidocaldarius subsp. acidocaldarius Tc-4-1:
GAAACACCAGATTCAGGAGCTCATCGAGGAGAATCAGCGACTGCGGCGAGAAAACGAGCATTATCAGGCGCTGACGATGGGAAAGGGCCTTGCGGAGTCGGGCTCGGCGCAGGAGAACCTGCGCCGCATTTATCGAGAAGGATTTCACATCTGCAACGTCAAATATGGGAGCCTGCGCACAGACGGGGAATGTCTGTTTTGTCTGGCGTTCAT
This window harbors:
- a CDS encoding initiation-control protein YabA, producing MDKQSLFVQVANLEARIGELYEELGSLKHQIQELIEENQRLRRENEHYQALTMGKGLAESGSAQENLRRIYREGFHICNVKYGSLRTDGECLFCLAFIERA